A part of Microbacterium atlanticum genomic DNA contains:
- a CDS encoding response regulator transcription factor — MTKILIIEDEPRIAAFVSRGLESAGYETVVVEDGPEGLEAALRGDGDLVLLDVGLPTMDGFEVLRELRARGSIVPVIMLTARSSTRDTVAGLDAGANDYVPKPFTFEELLARVRSRLRETVPQPGVSISHGDVTLDILARRATVSGREVDLSAREFALAEQFLRNPGRVLSREQLLSRVWGLDFDPGSNVVDVYVRYLRGKLGPDHIVTVRGAGYRWE; from the coding sequence ATGACGAAGATCCTCATCATCGAGGACGAGCCGCGGATCGCCGCGTTCGTCAGCCGCGGTCTGGAGTCCGCAGGCTACGAGACCGTCGTGGTCGAGGACGGCCCCGAAGGTCTCGAGGCCGCGCTCCGCGGCGACGGCGATCTCGTGCTGCTGGACGTCGGCCTGCCCACGATGGACGGGTTCGAGGTGCTGCGCGAGCTGCGGGCGCGCGGCTCGATCGTCCCGGTGATCATGCTGACGGCACGGTCCAGCACGCGCGACACCGTCGCCGGTCTGGATGCCGGAGCCAATGACTACGTGCCCAAGCCGTTCACCTTCGAGGAGCTGCTGGCCCGGGTGCGCTCGCGCCTGCGCGAAACCGTCCCGCAGCCGGGTGTGTCGATCTCGCACGGCGACGTCACGCTGGACATCCTCGCGCGGCGCGCGACCGTGTCCGGTCGCGAGGTGGACCTGTCCGCCCGCGAATTCGCACTGGCCGAGCAGTTCCTGCGCAACCCGGGTCGCGTGCTCAGCCGCGAGCAGCTGCTCAGCCGGGTGTGGGGGCTGGACTTCGACCCCGGTTCGAACGTGGTCGACGTGTACGTCCGCTACCTCCGCGGCAAGCTCGGCCCCGACCACATCGTCACGGTGCGCGGCGCCGGCTACCGCTGGGAGTGA